From Rhodococcus antarcticus, the proteins below share one genomic window:
- the xseA gene encoding exodeoxyribonuclease VII large subunit, whose protein sequence is MTTPSTAEQPWPVRTVSLKVQQWISRLGDVWVEGQLTQVNARPGTATAFLVLRDPAADISLTLTCSPRLLTGSPVPLTEGSRVVVHGSPTFFAGRGTFSLKVDAIRPVGIGELLARLERLRQLLDAEGLFDPRMKRPLPFLPRTVGLVTGRASAAERDVLSVAAQRWPAVRFAVRNTAVQGPTAVPQILTALAELDADPHVDVIVIARGGGSVEDLLPFSDETLCRAVARCTTPVVSAIGHEPDNPLLDHVADVRAATPTDAAKRVVPDAVAETAGVRELRARSRAALVAWVHREERGLAQLRSRPVLADPLRALDARADEVQRLRTTARRDVRRHLDTADTATAHLRARLRTLGPAATLARGYAVVQRVDGTGAHVLRSTADAPPGTTLRVRVADGAVHATTTLTTDPPPTPADGAQQQEDR, encoded by the coding sequence GGGTGACGTCTGGGTGGAGGGTCAGCTCACCCAGGTCAACGCCCGCCCCGGCACGGCCACCGCGTTCCTCGTGCTGCGGGACCCGGCCGCCGACATCTCGCTCACCCTCACCTGCTCCCCGCGCCTGCTGACCGGCAGCCCGGTCCCGCTGACCGAGGGCAGCCGCGTCGTGGTGCACGGCAGCCCCACGTTCTTCGCCGGTCGGGGCACCTTCTCGCTCAAGGTGGACGCGATCCGCCCCGTCGGGATCGGCGAGCTCCTCGCCCGCCTCGAGCGCCTGCGCCAGCTGCTGGACGCCGAGGGCCTGTTCGACCCGCGAATGAAGCGGCCGCTGCCCTTCCTGCCCCGCACCGTGGGGCTCGTCACCGGCCGGGCCTCGGCGGCCGAGCGCGACGTGCTCAGCGTGGCAGCCCAGCGCTGGCCCGCCGTCCGCTTCGCAGTCCGCAACACCGCCGTGCAGGGGCCCACCGCCGTGCCGCAGATCCTCACCGCCCTGGCCGAGCTGGACGCCGACCCGCACGTCGACGTCATCGTCATCGCCCGTGGTGGCGGCAGCGTGGAGGACCTGCTGCCCTTCTCCGACGAGACGCTGTGCCGCGCGGTGGCCCGCTGCACCACCCCGGTGGTCAGCGCCATCGGCCACGAGCCGGACAACCCGCTGCTCGACCACGTCGCCGACGTCCGCGCCGCCACCCCCACCGACGCCGCCAAGCGGGTGGTGCCCGACGCCGTGGCGGAGACGGCCGGCGTCCGCGAGCTCCGGGCCCGCAGCCGGGCGGCCCTGGTGGCCTGGGTGCACCGCGAGGAGCGGGGGCTGGCCCAGCTGCGCAGCCGCCCCGTGCTCGCGGACCCGCTGCGCGCCCTCGACGCCCGTGCCGATGAGGTCCAGCGGCTGCGGACCACCGCGCGGCGCGACGTCCGGCGCCACCTCGACACCGCCGACACCGCGACCGCGCACCTGCGGGCCCGGCTGAGGACGCTCGGACCGGCCGCCACCCTGGCCCGGGGCTACGCGGTGGTGCAGCGGGTGGACGGCACCGGCGCGCACGTGCTGCGCTCCACGGCCGACGCCCCACCCGGCACCACGCTCCGCGTCCGGGTCGCCGACGGCGCGGTCCACGCGACCACCACGCTGACCACCGACCCACCGCCGACCCCCGCGGACGGCGCCCAGCAGCAGGAGGACCGATGA
- a CDS encoding exodeoxyribonuclease VII small subunit: MTETAVAELGYEQCRDELVEVVRALEQGGLDLDASLALWERGEALAARCEQHLAGARTRVETALAEADGAVG, translated from the coding sequence ATGACCGAGACCGCGGTGGCCGAGCTGGGCTACGAGCAGTGCCGCGACGAGCTCGTGGAGGTGGTGCGGGCGCTCGAGCAGGGCGGGCTCGACCTCGACGCCTCGCTCGCGCTGTGGGAGCGCGGAGAGGCCCTGGCCGCCCGGTGCGAGCAGCACCTGGCGGGGGCGAGGACACGGGTGGAGACGGCCCTGGCCGAGGCGGACGGCGCCGTCGGCTGA
- a CDS encoding DUF4245 domain-containing protein, translating to MPADKPRHLQNSHDLILSIVPLVLISLALAGLARGCSFSPGGPTAAPPPTVDSAQIYIDDAAAESYPIREPAMPDGWVANSSSNAKIGGTAGGTVVRVGYITSGGSYLKLAQSSATVQQLVPEEVDTLDGSSASGSMVVGGATWDVYAKKGSESAWVSDLGPVRLLITGSGSDAEFAQLATAVLAQPPLVG from the coding sequence GTGCCCGCCGACAAGCCCCGCCACCTGCAGAACTCGCACGACCTGATCCTCTCGATCGTGCCGCTGGTGCTCATCAGCCTGGCCCTCGCGGGCCTCGCCCGAGGGTGCTCGTTCAGCCCCGGCGGCCCCACCGCAGCGCCTCCGCCCACGGTGGACTCGGCCCAGATCTACATCGACGACGCCGCCGCGGAGTCCTACCCGATCCGGGAGCCCGCGATGCCGGACGGGTGGGTGGCCAACTCCAGCTCGAACGCGAAGATCGGCGGCACGGCCGGAGGGACGGTGGTGCGCGTGGGGTACATCACCTCGGGTGGCAGCTACCTGAAGCTGGCGCAGAGCAGCGCGACGGTGCAGCAGCTCGTTCCGGAGGAGGTCGACACCCTCGACGGGAGCAGCGCGTCCGGGTCCATGGTGGTGGGGGGCGCCACCTGGGACGTCTACGCGAAGAAGGGCTCGGAGTCGGCGTGGGTGAGCGACCTGGGCCCCGTTCGGCTGCTCATCACCGGCAGCGGGTCCGACGCGGAGTTCGCGCAGCTGGCCACGGCGGTGCTCGCCCAGCCGCCGCTGGTGGGGTAG